A single region of the Brassica rapa cultivar Chiifu-401-42 chromosome A03, CAAS_Brap_v3.01, whole genome shotgun sequence genome encodes:
- the LOC103862223 gene encoding 2-hydroxymuconate semialdehyde hydrolase: MSLLSYLSPTRLLEGYLRRCLTAAGLTSQTLSIDSETTIHFWGPSPLDNRTDKRPVMLLLHGFGPSSMWQWRRQIQAFSPSAFRLYCPDLVFFGDSTSSSTNRSEVFQAECMEKLMEKIGIEKFNVVGTSYGGFVAYHMAKMWPQKVEKVVIASSGINMRKCDSESLLQRSNCECIEKVMLPSTATELRTLMGLASSSRIVRMFPDALWNDVISNLYQKNRKEKVELLKGVTLGRDEKLSIDPLSQEILIIWGDKDQIFPVKMAYELKEILGDKTKLELIENTSHVPQIECAQEFNNVVLKFLKGSQ, translated from the exons ATGTCGCTGTTGTCTTACCTCAGCCCAACACGCCTTCTAGAAGGCTACCTCCGTCGATGCCTCACGGCGGCAGGACTAACGTCGCAGACTCTCTCCATTGATTCTGAAACAACCATCCACTTCTGGGGCCCATCACCTCTAGACAACCGCACCGACAAAAGACCAGTGATGCTTCTCCTCCACGGCTTCGGTCCATCCTCCATGTGGCAGTGGAGGCGACAGATTCAAGCCTTCTCTCCGTCCGCTTTTCGGCTATATTGTCCCGATCTTGTTTTCTTCGGAGACTCTACCAGTTCCTCCACCAATCGCTCCGAGGTCTTccag GCGGAGTGCATGGAAAAGCTAATGGAGAAAATAGGAATAGAGAAGTTTAATGTGGTTGGAACAAGCTACGGAGGATTTGTGGCGTACCATATGGCCAAAATGTGGCCGCAAAAGGTGGAGAAAGTAGTGATTGCAAGCTCAGGCATCAACATGAGAAAGTGTGACAGTGAAAGTTTATTGCAGAGATCGAACTGTGAGTGTATTGAGAAAGTTATGTTACCATCAACTGCCACAGAGCTTCGGACACTTATGGGTTTGGCATCTTCTTCGAGGATAGTTCGTATGTTTCCCGATGCTCTCTGGAACGACGTTATTAGT AATTTATATCAGAAGAATAGAAAGGAGAAAGTAGAATTATTGAAAGGGGTAACTCTTGGCAGGGACGAGAAATTAAGCATTGATCCTCTTTCTCAG GAAATCCTTATAATTTGGGGAGACAAAGATCAAATATTTCCGGTGAAGATGGCCTACGAACTAAAAGA GATTCTTGGAGATAAGACAAAACTGGAACTCATAGAGAACACTTCACATGTTCCACAGATCGAATGTGCGCAAGAATTCAACAACGTCGTTTTGAAATTTCTGAAGGGATCTCAATAG